One stretch of Candidatus Poribacteria bacterium DNA includes these proteins:
- the dxs gene encoding 1-deoxy-D-xylulose-5-phosphate synthase, which produces MFLEKVNTPADLKKLELEELKVLAEEMRAYLLAVLSEHPGHFAPNFGTVELAIALHKVYDTPRDKVVWDIGHQAYPHKLLTGRRDAFPTLRQSGGISGFLSRAESEYDVFGAGHSSTSIAAALGIATARDLINEHYKVVAVIGDGGLTGGMAFEALNTAGDFRNDMTVILNDNNMSISATVGAFSKHFHKLTSSPQYNLLRSGAKGLMNLISEDAKQIARKIEASLKPGTLFEEFGFRYFGPLDGNDLEALIPVLTGIRSLTGPILLHVVTEKGRGYTPAEEDPVGFYSVSGPFNLKTGKTTKPKPETPTYTEVFSKTLIELAKRDARIVGVTAAMLGGTGLDKFASAFPSRCFDIGLAEQCAVTFAGGLATQGMRPVAAIYSTFLQRSYDQVLHDVCIQNLPVVFALDRAGLVGADGPTHHGVFDFAFLRSIPNMVVMAPKDENELQSMVKTAVSYQEGPIAFRYPRGTGMGVKMTSEPQVLPIGKSEIVREGEDVLVIAVGNRVYPALEAAQTLADSGISAAVINARFVKPLDTETILPLAERIGKVITIEDGVIMGGFGSAVLEAIAAAGLKDVQIKNLGIPDEFIEHGDIQHLYALCQCDADAVVRTAQAMLQ; this is translated from the coding sequence ATGTTCTTAGAAAAAGTTAACACCCCAGCAGATTTAAAAAAACTTGAACTTGAGGAACTGAAAGTGCTTGCTGAAGAGATGCGCGCCTATCTATTGGCGGTGCTCTCTGAACATCCGGGACATTTTGCCCCGAACTTCGGGACAGTCGAACTGGCAATAGCTTTGCACAAAGTGTATGACACACCGCGCGACAAAGTCGTCTGGGACATCGGGCATCAGGCGTATCCGCATAAACTGCTCACCGGCAGGCGTGACGCGTTCCCAACGCTCCGACAAAGCGGGGGCATCAGTGGATTCCTCAGTAGAGCGGAGAGTGAATACGATGTCTTTGGTGCGGGACACTCCAGCACTTCTATCGCCGCGGCTTTGGGGATTGCCACCGCCAGAGACCTTATCAATGAGCATTACAAAGTCGTGGCTGTCATCGGAGATGGCGGGTTAACAGGTGGGATGGCATTTGAAGCCTTGAACACCGCCGGGGACTTTAGGAACGATATGACCGTCATTCTCAATGACAACAACATGTCCATTTCAGCAACCGTCGGGGCATTCTCTAAACATTTTCATAAACTCACGAGTTCACCACAATATAACCTCCTACGCTCTGGTGCGAAGGGGTTGATGAACCTGATTTCAGAGGATGCCAAGCAGATAGCGCGGAAGATTGAGGCATCATTGAAACCCGGCACGCTGTTTGAAGAATTCGGATTCCGCTACTTCGGTCCGCTTGATGGTAACGATTTAGAGGCATTGATACCCGTTTTGACGGGTATCCGCAGTCTCACGGGCCCTATTTTACTGCATGTCGTAACCGAAAAGGGACGCGGTTATACGCCGGCGGAAGAAGATCCGGTCGGGTTCTATAGTGTCAGTGGTCCCTTCAATCTGAAAACAGGAAAGACAACTAAACCGAAACCTGAAACCCCGACGTATACGGAAGTGTTCAGCAAAACGTTGATTGAATTGGCGAAACGCGATGCACGGATCGTGGGTGTGACGGCAGCAATGCTTGGCGGGACGGGGCTGGACAAGTTTGCGAGCGCATTTCCGAGTCGATGCTTTGACATCGGCTTGGCGGAACAGTGTGCGGTTACGTTCGCGGGTGGACTTGCGACACAGGGCATGCGTCCCGTTGCCGCTATCTATTCTACCTTCCTCCAGCGGAGTTACGATCAGGTTTTACACGACGTGTGCATCCAAAACCTTCCGGTTGTTTTTGCATTGGACAGAGCCGGACTTGTCGGGGCAGACGGTCCAACACATCACGGCGTTTTCGATTTCGCTTTCCTCCGCTCTATTCCAAATATGGTTGTCATGGCACCCAAAGATGAAAACGAACTCCAGTCTATGGTGAAGACGGCTGTGTCGTATCAAGAGGGTCCCATTGCCTTCCGTTACCCGCGTGGCACCGGTATGGGGGTGAAAATGACTTCAGAACCGCAAGTGCTACCGATTGGAAAAAGTGAGATCGTTAGAGAGGGTGAGGATGTGCTCGTGATTGCCGTCGGCAACCGCGTCTATCCTGCCCTTGAAGCGGCACAAACGTTAGCGGACTCTGGAATCTCAGCAGCGGTTATTAACGCACGGTTTGTCAAGCCTTTGGACACCGAGACAATTCTTCCGCTCGCAGAACGGATCGGTAAGGTAATTACGATTGAAGATGGCGTGATAATGGGCGGTTTCGGTAGTGCCGTTTTGGAGGCGATTGCTGCAGCAGGTCTCAAAGACGTGCAGATCAAAAATCTCGGTATCCCAGATGAATTTATTGAGCACGGCGATATCCAGCATCTCTATGCCCTCTGTCAATGCGATGCGGATGCCGTTGTTCGCACGGCGCAAGCGATGCTCCAATAG
- a CDS encoding OmpA family protein, which translates to MNVKKNVLGIVSTWVGVFAIIVLGILLYAASKKLGQVQVELVSTERTLQTVESEKTDLKKRLGETQSILEAARLDLNQTQEILQNASEASQKIAAERNALRQEKRSLESEKEGLRAKLAEIEFELQQIRIQSQRSIAAIQAKFKDSVGAVLDDAGRLKLDVKGKILFETGKATLSPEGKTLLEAIAAEVLLSTNYLDYAVRVEGHTDDAPIGGSALRNWNLSTERAIAAVKYLQEHAGIKAQRLAATGYAFYQPIDAADTPEAKAKNRRIEIILVPPQDFLSELLTSLQNVMASIENQASQ; encoded by the coding sequence TTGAACGTGAAAAAAAATGTTCTTGGAATTGTATCTACTTGGGTCGGTGTATTTGCGATTATTGTTCTGGGTATTCTACTCTATGCAGCTTCAAAGAAACTTGGGCAGGTTCAGGTTGAGTTAGTGTCCACCGAACGGACTTTGCAAACTGTGGAAAGCGAGAAAACCGATCTTAAAAAACGGTTGGGAGAAACTCAAAGTATACTTGAAGCAGCACGTTTAGACCTCAATCAGACCCAAGAAATATTGCAAAACGCCAGTGAAGCCTCCCAAAAAATCGCTGCCGAACGTAATGCGCTTAGACAGGAAAAACGCTCACTTGAAAGCGAAAAAGAGGGCCTTCGGGCAAAATTAGCCGAAATCGAGTTTGAACTCCAACAGATTCGTATCCAATCGCAACGTTCAATCGCCGCTATCCAAGCGAAATTTAAAGATTCAGTCGGTGCGGTATTGGATGACGCAGGACGCCTGAAGCTTGATGTCAAAGGGAAAATCCTGTTCGAAACTGGGAAGGCGACTTTAAGTCCAGAAGGAAAAACACTCCTTGAGGCGATCGCTGCGGAAGTCTTGCTCAGCACGAACTATCTGGATTACGCCGTGCGGGTTGAAGGACATACCGATGACGCGCCGATAGGAGGATCAGCGTTACGAAATTGGAATCTGTCAACCGAGCGGGCAATCGCTGCTGTTAAATACCTCCAGGAGCATGCGGGCATTAAGGCCCAACGTTTGGCGGCAACAGGATATGCTTTCTATCAACCGATAGACGCTGCCGACACACCCGAGGCGAAAGCGAAAAACCGGAGAATTGAAATTATACTGGTGCCACCGCAGGATTTTTTATCCGAGCTGCTGACTTCACTTCAAAATGTAATGGCATCTATTGAGAATCAGGCGAGTCAGTAG
- a CDS encoding bifunctional (p)ppGpp synthetase/guanosine-3',5'-bis(diphosphate) 3'-pyrophosphohydrolase, producing MTQNGTRKNQIEEAIEVAAEAHQGQYRKGTRTPYITHPYAVGLILMEAGCTEAVIIGGILHDTVEDTDLTLEFIRERFGDSIAAIVDGCSENKALRWRARKTERIEALRTASPEVCTVTCADKLHNLRTIISEYDVIGDAVWERFHGGVEDQAWYYRSILGAIADRDASLQKSVVRAKLSKHDSDVNTESDGNDPVPQQASEARKTPAAIEAVNPQLFHQFQQAVAYLFEGETQ from the coding sequence ATGACGCAGAACGGTACCCGCAAAAACCAAATCGAAGAAGCCATAGAAGTCGCCGCTGAAGCCCATCAAGGGCAATATCGGAAAGGCACGCGCACGCCCTATATCACACACCCCTACGCCGTCGGTCTTATTTTAATGGAAGCAGGATGCACCGAAGCCGTGATTATTGGCGGTATCCTGCACGACACCGTTGAAGACACCGATCTGACGCTGGAATTCATTCGGGAACGCTTTGGTGATTCTATCGCAGCCATCGTTGACGGGTGTTCGGAGAACAAAGCGTTGCGATGGCGAGCACGCAAGACCGAACGGATTGAGGCGTTACGCACTGCAAGCCCCGAAGTTTGCACCGTAACATGTGCCGACAAACTCCATAACCTACGCACTATTATTTCAGAATATGATGTCATCGGCGATGCCGTCTGGGAGCGGTTCCACGGCGGGGTTGAGGATCAGGCGTGGTATTACCGCAGTATCCTCGGTGCCATCGCTGATCGAGACGCATCTTTACAAAAAAGTGTCGTCCGTGCTAAACTGTCTAAACACGACAGCGATGTGAACACCGAATCCGATGGAAATGACCCCGTGCCTCAACAAGCGTCCGAGGCTCGGAAGACACCCGCAGCAATAGAGGCTGTGAATCCTCAACTCTTTCACCAGTTTCAGCAGGCTGTAGCATACCTATTTGAAGGAGAGACTCAATGA
- a CDS encoding sigma-54-dependent Fis family transcriptional regulator: MIERTATQAHGVTRDIISESAQMQAVFRYVKRVAPTKATVLITGETGVGKEVVAQAIHDSSPRRKAPFKIMNCSAIPPELIQSELFGHEKGAFTTALRQHRGVFEQANRGTLFLDEVAEMPLGAQANFLRVLEGREFSPVGGEKTIKVDVRVIAATNVNLKTAVNEKKFREDLYYRINLFRIQIPPLRHRRSDIGPLAFNFISQLSSEHNRSINSITPEAINYLQNVDWYGNARELRNVIETAIILTEGEELKKEDVEIAVEMLNEHDANSAGLSDAIRVGAENSKEFNGNSHIIPEDDKNRFWELIQTGTMSEITSHVTLMRYRSESSHCSKRDIAKSLQISVPTLDKYCALAEENTEERK, encoded by the coding sequence ATGATTGAGAGAACCGCAACGCAGGCACACGGCGTTACCAGGGATATTATCTCCGAATCTGCTCAGATGCAAGCGGTCTTCCGATATGTTAAGCGAGTTGCTCCTACAAAGGCGACTGTCCTCATCACAGGTGAAACGGGAGTTGGCAAAGAAGTCGTCGCGCAAGCAATTCACGATAGCAGTCCGCGTAGAAAGGCTCCGTTCAAAATCATGAACTGTAGTGCGATTCCACCGGAACTCATTCAAAGTGAGCTCTTTGGACACGAAAAAGGAGCCTTTACCACGGCTCTTCGGCAGCATCGCGGGGTGTTTGAACAAGCGAATCGAGGCACGTTGTTTTTGGATGAGGTAGCGGAAATGCCGCTTGGTGCCCAAGCGAATTTTCTCCGTGTCTTGGAGGGACGAGAATTCTCTCCGGTCGGCGGGGAAAAAACAATCAAAGTGGATGTCCGAGTTATTGCAGCGACAAATGTTAACCTTAAAACTGCGGTCAACGAAAAAAAATTTAGAGAAGACCTCTATTATCGAATTAATCTCTTTCGCATTCAGATTCCGCCGCTCCGCCATCGACGTTCAGACATAGGACCTTTAGCTTTCAATTTCATCTCGCAATTAAGCAGTGAACATAACAGATCAATTAACAGTATAACGCCTGAGGCAATTAACTATCTCCAAAATGTCGATTGGTACGGTAACGCGCGCGAACTCAGAAATGTAATAGAGACCGCAATTATCTTGACTGAAGGTGAAGAATTGAAAAAGGAGGATGTGGAAATAGCCGTGGAAATGTTAAATGAGCATGATGCAAACTCGGCAGGATTATCAGACGCAATTCGTGTCGGAGCAGAAAATTCGAAAGAATTCAATGGGAACTCACATATAATACCTGAAGACGATAAAAACAGATTCTGGGAGTTAATCCAGACCGGAACAATGTCCGAAATAACCTCTCATGTTACCCTTATGAGATACCGATCAGAAAGTTCTCACTGTTCAAAACGGGATATTGCAAAAAGTCTCCAAATATCTGTGCCTACCTTGGACAAGTATTGTGCTTTAGCCGAGGAAAACACTGAAGAAAGAAAATAA
- a CDS encoding sugar phosphate isomerase/epimerase has translation MKIAYAFRRCASYPYNGGELPTDATDRRRFLDHAKAIGFDGIELPAMNLPEAETKALRLELEGAGMPCVAIRGGGGAAHPRVAAANKQSMINAVNFAANVGAGVVNSTVTTPPRDPNGKGTYRGESVSQGSSRLASAVDYERTAKAVSEVAGIAADQGVEISIEIHQNSIVDNSWSALHLLELIDAPNVGVNPDLGNIYWTYDIPEESCEDAIVALAQHVNYWHCKSLYRVHIPNLETAIYVQAPLPDGEIDYRFAIAALLEVNYEGYLAIEGIRDGDQFHQDGRSVAYVKSVLSELTEPVRG, from the coding sequence ATGAAAATTGCCTACGCTTTTAGACGATGTGCCTCGTATCCCTACAACGGTGGCGAGTTACCCACCGATGCAACAGATCGACGACGATTTTTGGATCATGCCAAAGCGATTGGGTTCGACGGGATTGAACTTCCCGCGATGAACCTCCCTGAAGCCGAAACCAAGGCCCTCCGTTTGGAGCTTGAAGGTGCCGGTATGCCATGCGTTGCGATCCGTGGCGGTGGTGGTGCCGCGCACCCGCGTGTTGCTGCTGCGAACAAGCAAAGTATGATAAACGCTGTGAATTTCGCCGCGAATGTCGGTGCCGGCGTTGTGAATTCCACGGTTACCACGCCACCCCGCGACCCGAACGGTAAAGGCACGTATCGGGGTGAATCCGTCTCGCAAGGGTCAAGCCGTCTCGCGAGTGCCGTGGATTATGAACGCACTGCGAAAGCCGTCAGCGAAGTCGCTGGTATCGCCGCGGATCAAGGGGTAGAGATCTCCATAGAAATCCATCAAAACTCGATTGTGGATAACAGTTGGTCGGCATTGCATCTGTTAGAATTAATCGATGCACCCAATGTGGGTGTGAACCCGGACTTAGGCAACATCTATTGGACTTACGATATTCCAGAGGAATCATGCGAAGATGCGATCGTCGCGCTTGCGCAACACGTCAACTATTGGCATTGCAAGAGTCTCTATCGTGTGCATATCCCGAATCTGGAAACCGCTATCTACGTCCAAGCCCCGTTGCCTGACGGTGAAATCGACTACCGCTTCGCGATTGCGGCGTTGTTAGAGGTCAACTACGAAGGGTATCTGGCAATCGAAGGGATACGCGACGGCGACCAGTTCCACCAAGATGGTCGGAGTGTGGCGTATGTGAAATCTGTTTTGTCGGAGCTGACCGAACCCGTTAGGGGATAG
- a CDS encoding TIGR00282 family metallophosphoesterase, which translates to MKILFIGDIVGRPGRSATVRFLEEHRHKYDFIVANGENTAGGKGLTFDIVDQLLASGVAAITTGNHVWDNRDIFHFIDTTPQLIRPANYPTEVAGRGVTIVTSNDGETQLGVINLAGQIFMNPYTNPFHALNSILPEVKAVTPYILLDFHAEATSEKIAMGWHADGRVGAVVGTHTHVQTADARVLPQGTAYITDVGMTGPYDSVIGTRIDDALERFLTMMPTRFTVASKNVKLCGAEIELDAETGLAVSIVPLQAQY; encoded by the coding sequence ATGAAAATATTGTTTATCGGGGATATAGTTGGCAGACCGGGCAGATCAGCAACAGTGAGGTTTTTGGAAGAACATCGTCACAAATACGACTTTATCGTTGCAAATGGAGAGAATACAGCTGGGGGGAAAGGGTTAACGTTTGACATCGTTGACCAACTTTTGGCTTCCGGGGTTGCCGCGATTACAACTGGAAACCATGTCTGGGATAACAGAGATATTTTCCACTTTATAGATACAACGCCGCAATTGATACGTCCTGCGAACTATCCGACCGAGGTCGCTGGGCGAGGTGTAACCATCGTTACATCCAATGACGGAGAAACGCAACTCGGTGTTATCAATCTCGCCGGACAAATTTTCATGAATCCTTACACCAACCCGTTTCATGCGCTCAATTCGATTTTACCTGAAGTGAAAGCGGTGACCCCCTATATCCTCCTCGACTTTCATGCGGAGGCGACCTCTGAAAAGATTGCGATGGGCTGGCACGCAGATGGCAGAGTAGGGGCAGTGGTCGGCACGCATACGCACGTTCAGACAGCAGATGCCCGCGTCCTGCCACAAGGCACGGCTTACATTACAGATGTCGGCATGACGGGACCCTATGACTCGGTGATTGGCACAAGAATTGACGATGCGCTGGAACGGTTTCTGACGATGATGCCCACCCGATTCACTGTCGCTTCAAAGAACGTCAAACTCTGCGGTGCCGAGATAGAACTCGACGCAGAAACGGGGTTGGCAGTGAGTATCGTGCCGTTGCAAGCGCAATATTAA
- the pyrE gene encoding orotate phosphoribosyltransferase: protein MTKTELAEQIHAVSYLTGEFVLRSGNISNFYWDKYRFESDPRLLTAIAAEMAKLLPVSECDGLAGLELGGVPLATALSLQTGVPCFYVRKEAKTYGTCNLIEGGVKEGSKLVVIEDVITTAGQVCTSIEQIRAAGYTVEHVIAAIDRQAGGAAKINEIGCSFAAVFTLADF from the coding sequence ATGACAAAAACAGAACTTGCGGAACAGATACACGCGGTTTCATATCTTACAGGTGAATTCGTGCTCCGCTCAGGAAATATCAGCAACTTCTATTGGGACAAATACCGGTTCGAAAGCGATCCGAGACTTCTCACTGCGATTGCTGCAGAGATGGCGAAACTCCTACCGGTTTCCGAATGTGACGGTTTAGCAGGTTTAGAATTGGGGGGTGTCCCACTCGCAACTGCCCTCTCGTTGCAAACCGGAGTGCCCTGTTTTTACGTGCGGAAGGAAGCAAAAACGTATGGCACTTGTAATCTTATTGAAGGTGGCGTTAAGGAAGGCAGCAAACTTGTTGTGATAGAAGATGTAATTACGACTGCGGGACAGGTCTGCACATCGATTGAACAGATCCGAGCAGCGGGATATACGGTGGAACACGTTATAGCAGCCATTGATCGCCAAGCAGGGGGCGCGGCGAAAATTAATGAGATCGGGTGTTCGTTCGCAGCCGTTTTTACGCTTGCGGATTTTTAA
- a CDS encoding Gfo/Idh/MocA family oxidoreductase, whose protein sequence is MRIGVVYSGEQSQPGFFQALYPIQLRVNCIASSSAIPENRARVEEFASFLECDFFDSPEEMFTTARPKLEGVIIISDETASVPIAQLIESALAAGVNVLSPAPLNSLADGLHLAAASEKYNRLVMTGTRFIFGRCVQELLRIVSDAEFGVIQDMRFLLGIGRVPYLNDLLKLGAPHFQIVFEIARRLFVEYTVLPEEVTVMASKTGAPNISSTIRFPQGALCTFCQTSNRQWGNDSYHTIEITGRTSHIWSDLQTWRYFANENTFRMGGGDEEISANIQGFSGQLREFCLAIEGDRQPYAGTLRSVLPSLWFRERLQDCIERKQTSLKMSEFRVSLDDEIQRLASKRDVNPQDKKHRREKAFLLGKRGDFSQALIEYGETL, encoded by the coding sequence ATGAGGATCGGTGTCGTTTACTCTGGGGAGCAGAGTCAACCGGGATTTTTTCAGGCTTTGTACCCTATCCAATTGCGCGTGAACTGCATTGCGAGTTCCAGTGCTATTCCCGAAAATCGTGCGCGTGTTGAGGAATTTGCATCGTTTCTTGAGTGTGATTTCTTTGACAGTCCTGAAGAAATGTTCACCACAGCGAGACCGAAATTGGAAGGCGTCATTATTATCTCAGATGAAACCGCAAGCGTGCCTATTGCTCAACTCATTGAATCTGCACTTGCTGCGGGTGTCAATGTCTTATCTCCAGCTCCCCTCAATTCTTTAGCAGACGGACTGCACCTTGCCGCAGCCTCTGAAAAATATAACCGGCTTGTTATGACGGGGACACGGTTTATATTCGGTAGATGCGTTCAGGAACTCTTACGTATCGTAAGCGATGCCGAGTTTGGCGTGATTCAAGACATGCGATTCTTACTTGGAATCGGGCGGGTGCCATATTTAAACGATCTGTTGAAATTGGGAGCGCCGCATTTTCAGATTGTTTTTGAGATAGCCCGTCGCCTCTTTGTGGAATATACTGTGCTACCTGAGGAAGTGACTGTGATGGCTTCCAAAACTGGGGCACCCAACATAAGCAGTACTATCAGATTTCCGCAGGGAGCACTTTGCACCTTCTGCCAGACTTCTAATCGTCAGTGGGGCAACGACTCCTACCATACCATCGAAATTACCGGGAGAACTTCCCATATCTGGAGCGATCTGCAAACGTGGCGGTATTTTGCTAACGAGAACACTTTCCGAATGGGTGGCGGAGATGAGGAGATTTCGGCGAATATACAGGGTTTTTCGGGACAACTACGCGAGTTCTGTTTAGCGATTGAAGGGGATCGCCAGCCCTATGCAGGCACGCTCCGAAGCGTTTTGCCTTCTTTATGGTTTCGAGAAAGATTACAAGACTGTATTGAACGGAAACAGACGAGTCTAAAAATGAGCGAGTTTCGCGTCAGTTTAGACGACGAAATTCAACGGTTGGCATCCAAACGCGATGTCAACCCACAAGACAAAAAACACCGACGTGAGAAGGCATTCCTCTTGGGTAAAAGAGGCGATTTCTCACAAGCTCTCATAGAGTACGGCGAAACTTTGTAA
- the selD gene encoding selenide, water dikinase SelD gives MLGKIPKSTDPNLLVGTETSDDAGIYRISEELALVNTVDYFTPIVDDPYTFGAIAATNSLSDVYSMGGVPKTALNITCWPKADLDLSILGDIVQGGTEKAIEAGAALVGGHTVDAPELMYGLAVTGIVHPEKFVKNYGARPGEVLILTKNLGIGILTTGLKFDKISDAVLPQLVESMTRLNASAASVMLKHGASACTDVTGYGLLGHASEMAAGNDVRLKIDSSAVPYFADAPALVAQDTYTQAYLANMSFLVDKVTFHTESEAMRHILMEAETSGGLLFSLPAENADAAIADLHAADCPEAAVIGEVVAEDTAHIEVF, from the coding sequence ATTTTAGGGAAAATCCCGAAATCTACGGATCCGAACCTACTTGTCGGGACTGAAACCTCCGATGATGCCGGGATCTATCGTATTTCTGAGGAACTCGCGCTCGTTAACACGGTGGACTATTTCACGCCTATCGTGGACGACCCGTATACCTTCGGTGCAATCGCTGCGACGAACTCGTTGAGTGATGTCTACAGCATGGGCGGCGTGCCGAAAACCGCGTTGAACATCACGTGTTGGCCCAAGGCTGATTTGGACCTGTCTATCCTCGGCGACATCGTCCAAGGCGGGACCGAAAAGGCTATTGAAGCGGGCGCAGCACTTGTGGGAGGGCATACCGTGGATGCCCCAGAGTTGATGTATGGACTCGCGGTCACGGGGATCGTGCATCCGGAGAAATTCGTCAAGAACTACGGGGCGCGTCCGGGTGAAGTGCTTATCCTCACGAAAAACCTCGGTATCGGTATTCTCACCACAGGGCTGAAATTCGATAAAATCAGCGATGCCGTCTTACCACAACTCGTTGAATCCATGACTCGACTCAATGCCTCCGCAGCATCTGTCATGCTGAAGCACGGGGCGAGTGCGTGCACAGATGTTACAGGATACGGCTTGCTGGGGCATGCCTCGGAGATGGCAGCCGGTAACGATGTTCGCCTCAAGATTGATAGCAGTGCAGTGCCATACTTCGCCGATGCCCCCGCACTCGTTGCCCAAGACACTTACACGCAAGCCTACCTTGCGAATATGTCGTTCCTCGTCGATAAGGTTACCTTCCACACGGAGAGTGAGGCGATGCGGCATATTTTGATGGAGGCGGAAACGTCTGGCGGTCTGTTATTCTCACTTCCTGCCGAGAACGCCGATGCCGCGATAGCCGACCTCCATGCCGCGGATTGCCCAGAGGCAGCTGTTATCGGGGAAGTGGTGGCGGAGGATACCGCGCATATTGAAGTGTTTTAA
- the xseB gene encoding exodeoxyribonuclease VII small subunit, with the protein MTFEEKLKKLTQIVEHLEEGNELPLEDSLKLFEEGIGLISSCRQMLESAEQRVENVLKTDS; encoded by the coding sequence ATGACATTTGAAGAAAAACTTAAAAAACTCACACAAATTGTTGAACACCTTGAAGAGGGGAACGAATTACCGCTTGAGGATTCCCTTAAACTCTTTGAAGAAGGCATCGGTTTGATCTCATCGTGTAGACAGATGCTCGAAAGTGCTGAACAGCGGGTAGAAAACGTTCTCAAAACAGATTCTTAA
- the xseA gene encoding exodeoxyribonuclease VII large subunit, with translation MQLEIPMATRTVHSVSEITDLLKNLIEQQPHLQNVWVQGQVSNYSRSGAGHIYFTLKDDRSQIQVIMFRSSAAGLRFVLKDGEEVLVQGRLNLYPARGQYQINANKVEPLGIGALQRAFEDLKQQLADEGLFAEHHKKPLPVFPLKIGVITSATGAAFQDICQQLRKRYPLAEVFLHPTLVQGDGAAEGIVHALQAMNQRGDIDVLIVGRGGGSIEDLWAFNEEVVARAIFASAIPVVSAVGHETDFTIADMVADHRAPTPSAAVEHIVPDQGELLTQLKGYDTWLRRIINDRFDTLKTRLQDLETRFSPTRRKDAIYQLHQTLDTLDLACRSAVGQKLANGERDLHTFAQRLNALSPLATLKRGYSISRKTDGAVLTSAEQVSIGDRVEIQLADGHLACRVEDF, from the coding sequence ATGCAATTAGAAATACCCATGGCAACACGGACTGTTCACAGTGTCAGTGAAATAACAGATCTGTTGAAAAATCTGATAGAACAGCAGCCACACCTGCAAAATGTATGGGTTCAGGGACAGGTGTCGAATTACAGTCGATCTGGTGCTGGGCATATCTACTTCACGCTCAAGGATGACAGAAGCCAAATCCAAGTTATTATGTTTCGGAGCAGTGCCGCAGGTCTCAGATTTGTGCTGAAGGACGGGGAAGAGGTGCTCGTGCAAGGGCGACTGAATCTTTATCCTGCCAGAGGACAGTATCAGATTAACGCCAATAAGGTAGAACCGCTTGGGATTGGCGCGTTGCAAAGAGCCTTTGAAGATTTGAAACAGCAGCTGGCAGATGAAGGGTTGTTTGCGGAACATCACAAAAAACCGTTGCCGGTCTTCCCCTTAAAAATCGGCGTGATAACGTCTGCGACGGGAGCGGCGTTTCAGGATATCTGTCAACAACTTCGTAAACGGTATCCATTAGCTGAAGTGTTCCTACACCCGACGCTTGTTCAAGGCGATGGCGCGGCAGAAGGGATCGTCCATGCGCTACAAGCGATGAACCAACGGGGCGACATAGATGTGTTAATTGTGGGGCGCGGTGGGGGTTCCATTGAGGATCTCTGGGCGTTCAACGAGGAAGTCGTTGCGCGTGCGATTTTCGCGTCTGCAATACCAGTGGTTTCCGCTGTCGGGCATGAAACAGATTTTACCATCGCCGATATGGTGGCGGATCACCGGGCACCGACCCCTTCGGCAGCAGTTGAACATATCGTTCCAGATCAGGGTGAACTTCTCACACAATTGAAGGGATACGACACCTGGCTGCGTAGAATCATAAATGACCGATTTGACACACTCAAAACACGGCTCCAAGACCTTGAGACACGGTTCTCACCGACACGGCGAAAGGACGCAATTTATCAACTTCACCAAACATTAGATACTTTGGACCTTGCGTGTCGGAGTGCTGTAGGACAGAAACTCGCTAATGGTGAACGCGATCTTCACACATTTGCGCAACGCTTAAACGCACTGAGTCCGTTAGCCACGTTGAAACGGGGGTATAGTATCAGTCGGAAAACAGATGGAGCGGTACTCACCTCGGCTGAACAGGTGTCGATAGGCGATAGGGTGGAGATTCAACTCGCGGATGGACATCTCGCCTGCCGCGTTGAGGATTTTTAA